One Nostoc sp. UHCC 0302 DNA window includes the following coding sequences:
- a CDS encoding type II toxin-antitoxin system Phd/YefM family antitoxin yields MKKVTLTELSNNIERLLDEVLETGIPLEINKNGKLLKIVPLEKQDKLQNLTFKSDAIQGNPDDLVNISWEQEINIDLS; encoded by the coding sequence ATGAAAAAGGTTACACTCACGGAATTAAGTAATAACATTGAACGTCTACTAGATGAAGTACTAGAAACAGGTATTCCACTAGAAATTAACAAAAATGGCAAGTTATTAAAAATTGTTCCTTTAGAAAAACAAGATAAGCTTCAAAATTTGACATTTAAATCTGATGCTATCCAAGGAAATCCAGATGATTTAGTTAATATCAGTTGGGAACAGGAGATTAATATTGATTTATCTTGA
- a CDS encoding PIN domain-containing protein, translating into MIYLDTHVVAWLYAGLTDKLTDIAKTLINDNDVYISPIIPLELQYLYEIKRLKDEPDVIISNLSDEIGLKICNQNFNNIISTSLTITWTRDPFDRIITANALLNNNILLSKDENILNNYVYAKWRD; encoded by the coding sequence TTGATTTATCTTGACACTCATGTAGTAGCATGGCTCTATGCTGGATTGACAGATAAATTAACTGATATTGCTAAAACTTTAATTAATGATAACGACGTTTATATTTCGCCAATTATTCCATTAGAGTTACAGTATTTATATGAAATAAAACGTCTTAAGGATGAACCGGATGTGATTATTTCTAATCTGTCGGATGAAATTGGTTTAAAGATATGTAATCAAAACTTTAATAATATTATTAGTACTAGCTTAACTATTACTTGGACTCGCGATCCTTTTGATCGGATTATTACCGCAAATGCTCTGTTAAATAATAATATATTACTGAGCAAAGATGAAAATATTTTGAATAACTATGTGTATGCAAAATGGCGTGATTAA
- a CDS encoding GIY-YIG nuclease family protein, which translates to MAYVYILECADGSYYTGSTTDLERRLWQHQQGEGANHTAKRLPVKLVFCEYYQCVVDAFEREKQVQGWSRKKKQALISGDTNLLHKLAECQNETHYSRLTSFDTSV; encoded by the coding sequence ATGGCTTATGTGTACATTCTTGAATGTGCTGATGGCAGTTATTACACAGGTAGTACAACCGATCTTGAGCGGCGGCTGTGGCAACATCAACAAGGTGAGGGCGCAAACCACACGGCGAAACGGTTGCCTGTGAAGCTAGTTTTCTGTGAGTATTATCAGTGCGTGGTGGATGCTTTTGAGCGTGAGAAGCAGGTGCAAGGTTGGAGTCGAAAAAAGAAGCAAGCTCTGATTTCAGGGGATACGAATTTGTTGCATAAGTTAGCCGAATGTCAAAATGAAACTCATTACAGTAGATTGACTAGCTTTGACACTTCGGTATAG